From one Luteolibacter sp. SL250 genomic stretch:
- a CDS encoding DUF1552 domain-containing protein, producing MKQARLSRRTFLRGTGVSLALPFLEAMVPLSARAAAAQTIPRRFIAINIPLGFLSENFFPEKAGVGYDPSPYLKIGGTLQDQFTVFSGVSHPGVDGGHETQKSFLTAAHHPAARSFRNSVSVDQVIAKAIGAETRFSSITLGEHSLAVSENGVVVPRIGMPGTAYRRLFMSGTPQEIASREADLRDGRSVMDLVMEEAKTIERHASAADREKLDQYFTAVRETEQRLEKAGAWEKTPKPQVDEKPPGKFEAEDVVAAYRSYFDVMRLAIQTDSTRVLTLGGTAIGTVPKIEGVAQGYHTLSHHGKNPDRLKQLEIVERATMKVFFDFLTQLRGFREGESNLLERTQVLLGSNLGNASGHQTNNLPLLLAGGGYKHGQHLGFDTKNNYPLSNLFITMMQRAGVQKDSFGGHSGTMRGLEMV from the coding sequence ATGAAACAAGCCCGACTCTCCCGCCGCACCTTCCTCCGTGGCACCGGTGTCTCCCTCGCGCTGCCGTTCCTGGAGGCGATGGTGCCGCTCTCCGCACGGGCCGCCGCGGCACAGACCATTCCCCGCAGGTTCATCGCCATCAACATCCCGCTCGGCTTCTTGTCGGAGAACTTCTTCCCGGAGAAAGCGGGCGTGGGCTATGACCCCAGCCCCTACCTCAAAATCGGTGGCACGCTGCAGGACCAGTTCACCGTCTTTTCCGGCGTCAGCCACCCGGGTGTCGATGGCGGGCATGAAACCCAGAAGTCCTTCCTCACCGCCGCCCACCACCCCGCGGCTCGGAGTTTCAGGAACTCCGTCTCCGTCGATCAGGTGATCGCCAAGGCCATCGGTGCGGAAACCCGCTTCTCGTCGATCACCTTGGGCGAGCACAGCCTGGCTGTCTCCGAAAACGGCGTGGTCGTCCCGCGCATCGGCATGCCGGGTACCGCTTACCGCCGTCTGTTCATGTCCGGAACACCGCAGGAGATTGCCTCCCGCGAGGCGGACCTGCGCGATGGCCGCAGCGTGATGGACCTGGTGATGGAGGAGGCGAAAACCATCGAGCGGCACGCCAGCGCAGCCGACCGGGAAAAGCTCGACCAATACTTCACCGCCGTCCGGGAGACGGAGCAACGTCTCGAAAAAGCCGGTGCGTGGGAAAAGACGCCGAAGCCACAGGTGGACGAGAAGCCGCCGGGCAAGTTCGAGGCCGAGGACGTGGTGGCCGCCTACCGTTCCTACTTCGACGTCATGCGTCTGGCCATCCAGACGGACTCCACCCGCGTGCTGACGCTCGGCGGCACCGCCATCGGCACCGTGCCGAAGATCGAGGGCGTGGCGCAGGGCTACCACACGCTCTCCCACCACGGGAAAAATCCGGACCGCCTGAAGCAACTGGAGATCGTCGAGCGCGCGACGATGAAGGTGTTCTTCGATTTCCTCACGCAGCTCCGTGGCTTCCGGGAAGGCGAGTCGAACCTGCTGGAGCGCACCCAGGTGCTGCTGGGCAGCAACCTGGGCAATGCCAGCGGCCACCAGACGAACAACCTCCCGCTGCTGCTGGCGGGCGGCGGCTACAAGCACGGGCAGCACCTCGGCTTCGACACGAAGAACAACTACCCGCTCTCGAATCTTTTCATCACCATGATGCAGCGCGCCGGCGTCCAGAAGGACAGCTTCGGCGGCCACAGCGGCACGATGCGTGGCCTGGAGATGGTGTAA
- a CDS encoding glycosyltransferase, with the protein MPHASEPLRTDGKFFREGTERVPLLAVTYGPFPENHAASADADFARIAAAGFNAVRTYTLPGTELLDAAHRHGLRVFAGLEWGYPADFRKRPALVTQALVKLANFLQEHGDHAAMAGVYVANEIRADLVRWMGPDFVRGVLEQLITEGRRAAPHLLFAYANYPSTEYLEPANADFTAFNIYLEKEDDYRAYLKRLHHIAGDRPLVISEFGLDTHRNSRETQAEVLRWGAAISREEEAAGFTVYAWSDLWATGGEEILDWDFGMTDRRGEPKEALLRWDASLFTRTEFPSSPFVSVIICTRNGIKRIEACLEAASRMAGGGFETIVVDDGSEDGTADLVATRFPGVRLLRLEAGGLSAARNAGAAAARGEVLAFTDDDCEPDIEWVARLRRVFHDGKYAAAGGPNLPPPPRDWREAVVCAAPGAPSHVMLTDDEAEHLPGCNIAVTKEAFKAVGGFDPQFRTAGDDVDFCWRLREAGYRLGFAAGAFVWHWRRPSFSAFFRQQQGYARAERLLIAKHPGRFSKRGGARWEGFVYGGGPVRATRDSIIYHGPMGTAGYQRVMNRMLPLRGLDERHDTVVTRLALDLITFIQPRLRAWGRTHSIVLRSGAAEQHRAEDPTDEFGIQPKEGQDREFFLKFLMDRRWKPGGDTDEWDVEKNGTRVLLATEYRNHKPVILFRIWGPAEQLMLYMGVNRKRR; encoded by the coding sequence ATGCCCCACGCCAGCGAACCCCTGCGTACTGACGGAAAGTTTTTCCGTGAGGGAACGGAGCGTGTTCCCTTGCTGGCGGTGACCTACGGTCCCTTTCCGGAAAATCACGCTGCCTCCGCCGACGCGGATTTCGCCCGCATCGCGGCGGCCGGGTTCAATGCCGTGCGGACCTACACCCTGCCGGGAACGGAGCTGCTGGACGCCGCCCACCGTCATGGGCTGCGGGTCTTCGCCGGGTTGGAGTGGGGCTATCCGGCGGATTTCAGGAAGCGTCCGGCTCTCGTGACCCAGGCATTGGTGAAGCTGGCGAATTTCCTCCAGGAACACGGGGACCATGCCGCCATGGCCGGTGTCTATGTAGCCAACGAGATCCGCGCCGACCTGGTGCGCTGGATGGGACCGGACTTTGTCCGTGGAGTGCTGGAGCAACTGATCACCGAAGGCAGGCGGGCGGCGCCCCACCTGCTTTTCGCCTACGCGAACTATCCCAGCACGGAGTACCTGGAACCTGCAAACGCGGACTTCACCGCCTTCAACATCTACCTGGAAAAGGAGGACGACTACCGTGCCTACCTCAAGCGTCTCCACCACATCGCAGGCGACCGTCCGCTGGTGATCTCCGAGTTCGGCCTGGATACCCACCGCAACAGCCGGGAAACGCAGGCGGAGGTCCTGCGCTGGGGGGCCGCCATCTCCCGCGAGGAAGAGGCCGCCGGTTTCACCGTCTATGCCTGGAGCGACCTCTGGGCCACCGGTGGTGAGGAGATCCTGGACTGGGACTTCGGCATGACCGACCGCCGCGGCGAGCCTAAAGAGGCGCTGCTCCGGTGGGATGCCTCCCTTTTCACAAGGACGGAGTTCCCTTCATCCCCTTTCGTCTCGGTCATCATCTGCACGCGGAATGGCATCAAGCGCATCGAGGCCTGCCTGGAGGCTGCCTCACGCATGGCCGGCGGAGGATTTGAAACCATCGTCGTGGATGATGGCTCGGAGGATGGGACGGCGGACCTGGTCGCCACACGGTTCCCCGGCGTCCGTCTGCTGAGGCTGGAAGCTGGCGGACTGAGTGCCGCGAGGAATGCCGGTGCCGCCGCGGCCCGCGGAGAAGTGCTTGCCTTCACCGATGACGACTGCGAGCCGGACATCGAGTGGGTGGCGCGGCTGAGGAGGGTCTTCCATGACGGGAAATATGCCGCCGCAGGCGGGCCGAACCTCCCGCCACCGCCCAGGGACTGGCGTGAGGCGGTGGTCTGCGCCGCCCCCGGAGCGCCCAGTCATGTGATGCTCACGGATGATGAGGCGGAACACCTTCCCGGCTGCAACATCGCGGTCACGAAGGAAGCGTTCAAGGCGGTGGGTGGATTCGACCCTCAGTTCCGCACCGCCGGGGATGACGTCGATTTCTGCTGGCGTCTGCGGGAGGCGGGCTACCGGCTCGGCTTCGCTGCGGGCGCGTTCGTCTGGCACTGGCGGCGGCCGTCGTTCAGCGCGTTCTTCCGCCAGCAGCAGGGCTACGCCAGGGCGGAGCGCCTGCTCATCGCGAAACATCCCGGCCGCTTCTCGAAACGCGGCGGTGCCCGTTGGGAGGGCTTCGTCTATGGCGGGGGACCAGTGCGGGCCACGCGTGACTCCATCATCTACCACGGACCAATGGGCACCGCGGGCTACCAGCGCGTGATGAACCGCATGCTGCCGCTGCGCGGACTGGACGAACGCCACGACACGGTGGTGACCCGCCTGGCCCTGGACCTGATCACGTTCATCCAGCCACGGCTCCGCGCCTGGGGCAGGACCCACAGCATCGTCCTGCGGAGCGGGGCGGCGGAACAGCACCGTGCCGAGGACCCGACCGACGAGTTCGGCATCCAGCCGAAGGAAGGACAGGACCGGGAGTTTTTCCTCAAGTTCCTGATGGACCGCCGCTGGAAGCCCGGGGGTGACACGGACGAATGGGATGTCGAGAAGAACGGCACCCGCGTCCTGCTCGCCACGGAATACCGCAACCACAAGCCCGTCATCCTCTTCCGCATCTGGGGACCGGCGGAGCAACTGATGCTCTACATGGGCGTGAACCGGAAACGCCGATGA
- a CDS encoding exodeoxyribonuclease III: MKLISWNVNGIRATLGKGFGDFVTASKPDILCLQETKARPEQVPLPPELDGYHGFWDVAQKPGYSGVAVFTREQPLDVRMGLGMDEHDKEGRVLTLEYPDFHLVNVYTPNSQDGLRRLPYRLTWDLAFRRHVSGLAKTKPVIFCGDLNVAHQEIDIARPKENRLSAGFSDEERASFGELLGAGFTDTFRHFYPDKRGAYSWWSFRGGARSRNVGWRIDYFGVSQPFMDRVKDAVIMPEVTGSDHCPVGITLA, translated from the coding sequence ATGAAATTGATCTCCTGGAATGTGAACGGCATCCGCGCCACGCTGGGCAAGGGCTTCGGCGACTTCGTCACCGCCTCGAAACCGGACATCCTCTGCCTTCAGGAAACCAAGGCCCGCCCGGAGCAGGTGCCGCTGCCACCGGAACTGGACGGCTACCATGGCTTCTGGGATGTGGCGCAGAAGCCGGGCTACTCCGGCGTGGCCGTCTTCACCCGGGAGCAACCGCTCGACGTCCGCATGGGCTTGGGCATGGATGAACATGACAAGGAAGGCCGCGTGCTGACACTGGAGTATCCGGACTTCCATCTGGTGAACGTCTATACGCCCAACTCCCAGGACGGCCTGCGCCGCCTGCCCTACCGCCTGACCTGGGACCTCGCCTTCCGCCGCCATGTCTCCGGACTTGCGAAGACGAAGCCGGTGATCTTCTGCGGCGACCTCAACGTCGCCCACCAGGAGATCGACATCGCCCGGCCGAAGGAGAACCGCCTTTCCGCGGGCTTCTCCGACGAGGAACGCGCCAGCTTCGGCGAACTGCTCGGCGCGGGCTTCACCGATACCTTCCGCCACTTTTACCCGGACAAGCGGGGGGCCTATTCCTGGTGGTCGTTCCGTGGCGGCGCGCGCTCGCGGAACGTCGGCTGGAGGATCGACTACTTCGGCGTCTCCCAGCCCTTCATGGACCGGGTGAAGGACGCGGTCATCATGCCGGAGGTGACCGGCTCCGACCATTGCCCGGTCGGGATCACCCTTGCCTGA
- a CDS encoding DUF1592 domain-containing protein, producing MPFPRTILAFSLLCAASSHAADDGGFTERAAEFFANRCTDCHDSETKEGGLDLTKIGPDMAGHTDLWTNIYDRVKSGEMPPKKRKNRPEPEEIQGLLKWIEPRLAQADQQQREVYLRRLNRTEYRNTIRDLLGVDRDFSGTLPEDQKAGGFDNNGKALAISADQMEAYLTAASVALDQALKPGEKPVTHKVVVDPAPELLEHITKYPTNSYAIVDGMAATFRTERGTYSQIATRQNVTKKAGRYRFKFQAKALNTTKDLVFAIRNYGSASGSGNPGYLEVGPELKTFEFEMDMGSYSPIQFFAMGLPYLPDKAKGAANPGIAFGKVEMTGPLAPVWPPASYTRVLGKLDVTKATAPDALPVLEKFMARAFRRPLQPGETDRYLALVSARMEAGASFTESLRAGMLAVLCSPNFLYLREDMRPGEARVTDTELASRLSYFLWSSMPDAELLELAAANKLRDPKVLHAQVERLLADERSEQFVRNFTGQWLHLREINATTPDAKVYPDYDDLLQYSMVEESRTFFREILNRDLPVVNFIDSQFAILNGRLAQHYGIPGVEGMALRPVRLPKDSVRGGVLTQASVLKVTANGSYTSPVVRGAWVLESILGRPSPPPPPNINGIEPDIRGATTMRQLLEKHREDSSCASCHQHIDPPGFALEDFDPTGAFRTHYVNYEAGDGEKEKGRLVNGPPVDATGVLTDGRTFSGIAGFKKLLLATGRDDFRRCLTQKLMTYGLGRELGFSDRPAVARIMNESSVKGDGLRTLVHLIVSSETFSNR from the coding sequence ATGCCTTTTCCGCGTACGATCCTTGCCTTCTCCCTGCTCTGCGCCGCCAGCTCCCATGCGGCGGACGATGGCGGCTTCACGGAACGCGCCGCGGAGTTTTTCGCGAACCGCTGCACGGACTGCCATGACTCGGAAACGAAAGAAGGCGGGCTGGACCTGACGAAGATCGGCCCGGACATGGCCGGACACACCGACCTCTGGACCAACATCTACGACCGGGTGAAGTCCGGCGAGATGCCACCGAAGAAACGGAAGAACCGTCCAGAGCCAGAGGAAATCCAGGGGCTGCTCAAATGGATCGAGCCGCGGCTCGCCCAGGCGGATCAGCAACAGCGCGAGGTGTATCTCCGCCGCCTTAACCGGACCGAATACCGGAACACGATCCGCGACCTGCTGGGTGTGGATCGGGATTTCTCCGGCACGCTGCCGGAGGACCAGAAAGCGGGCGGCTTCGACAACAACGGCAAGGCGCTCGCCATTTCCGCCGACCAGATGGAGGCCTACCTCACCGCCGCGTCCGTGGCACTGGACCAGGCGCTGAAACCGGGAGAGAAGCCGGTGACCCACAAGGTGGTGGTGGATCCCGCACCGGAGCTGCTGGAACACATCACGAAATATCCCACCAACAGCTACGCCATCGTCGATGGGATGGCCGCCACCTTCCGGACGGAGCGCGGCACCTACTCCCAGATCGCCACCCGGCAGAACGTGACGAAAAAGGCGGGCCGCTACCGGTTCAAGTTCCAGGCAAAGGCGCTCAACACGACCAAGGACCTCGTCTTCGCCATCCGCAACTACGGCTCCGCCAGCGGCAGCGGGAATCCCGGCTACCTGGAGGTGGGACCGGAGCTGAAGACCTTCGAGTTCGAGATGGATATGGGCTCCTACTCGCCCATCCAGTTCTTCGCCATGGGCCTGCCCTACCTGCCGGACAAGGCGAAGGGAGCGGCCAACCCCGGCATCGCCTTCGGCAAGGTGGAGATGACCGGACCGCTCGCCCCGGTCTGGCCGCCGGCGTCGTACACCCGGGTACTTGGAAAGCTGGATGTCACCAAAGCGACCGCGCCGGATGCCCTGCCCGTGCTGGAGAAATTCATGGCCCGCGCCTTCCGCAGGCCGCTGCAACCGGGCGAGACCGACCGCTATCTGGCGCTGGTTTCCGCACGGATGGAGGCCGGCGCGTCATTCACCGAAAGCCTGCGCGCCGGGATGCTGGCCGTCCTCTGCTCCCCGAATTTCCTCTACCTGCGGGAGGATATGCGTCCCGGAGAGGCCCGCGTGACGGACACCGAACTGGCCTCCCGGCTGTCCTACTTCCTCTGGAGTTCCATGCCGGATGCGGAGTTGCTGGAGCTGGCTGCCGCCAACAAGCTCCGCGACCCGAAGGTGCTGCACGCCCAGGTGGAGCGCCTGCTGGCCGATGAGCGGTCGGAGCAGTTCGTCCGCAACTTCACCGGCCAATGGCTGCACCTGCGGGAAATCAACGCCACCACCCCGGACGCGAAGGTTTATCCGGACTATGATGACCTGCTCCAATACTCGATGGTGGAGGAGAGCCGCACCTTCTTCCGGGAGATCCTCAACCGGGACCTGCCGGTGGTGAACTTCATCGACTCCCAGTTCGCCATCCTCAACGGCCGGCTCGCGCAGCACTACGGCATCCCCGGCGTGGAGGGCATGGCCCTGCGCCCGGTGAGGCTGCCGAAGGACAGCGTGCGCGGCGGCGTGCTGACCCAGGCGAGCGTGCTGAAGGTCACCGCCAACGGCAGCTACACCTCTCCGGTCGTCCGTGGGGCATGGGTGCTGGAAAGCATCCTCGGCCGCCCGTCCCCGCCGCCACCACCGAACATCAATGGCATCGAGCCGGACATCCGCGGGGCGACGACCATGCGCCAGTTGCTGGAAAAGCACCGGGAGGACTCGAGCTGCGCGTCCTGCCACCAGCACATCGACCCGCCGGGATTCGCGCTTGAGGACTTCGATCCCACGGGCGCGTTCCGCACCCACTACGTGAATTACGAGGCAGGCGACGGGGAAAAGGAGAAGGGCAGGCTGGTGAACGGCCCACCGGTGGATGCCACCGGCGTGCTCACGGACGGACGCACCTTTTCCGGCATCGCCGGATTCAAAAAGCTGCTGCTCGCGACAGGCCGGGATGATTTCAGGCGTTGTCTCACCCAGAAGCTCATGACCTACGGCCTCGGCCGCGAGCTTGGATTCTCGGACCGTCCCGCCGTCGCCCGGATCATGAATGAGTCCTCCGTGAAGGGGGACGGCCTGCGCACCCTGGTCCACCTCATCGTCTCCAGCGAAACCTTCTCCAACCGTTGA
- the queA gene encoding tRNA preQ1(34) S-adenosylmethionine ribosyltransferase-isomerase QueA, translating to MLTKDFSYHLPDELIASKPLAERSASRMMVIHRETGVIEHRMFTDFPEYLRAEDLLVLNDTKVIPARVFSDDGKIEMLCLDRLSPTEWRCLVRPGKKMREGRTVTTGGTTGTVVEVFENGDRLIRWDTPVDLDKHGHLALPHYMNREDDLSDRERYQTVFAREEGAIAAPTAGLHFTPELLAEIQHAFLTLHVGVGTFRPVSVENLSEHVMHSERYAVTRDTAARVNAASRVIAVGTTVTRVLESLRTDDGRRIAEDDQRGETDIFIHPPYRFGVIGGLLTNFHLPESTLIMLVSAFAGRELVLDAYRQAVERRYRFYSYGDCMLLI from the coding sequence CTGCTGACGAAAGATTTTTCCTACCACCTGCCGGACGAACTGATCGCCTCCAAGCCGCTGGCAGAGCGCTCCGCCTCCCGTATGATGGTGATTCACCGGGAAACCGGCGTCATCGAGCACCGCATGTTCACGGACTTCCCGGAGTATCTCCGCGCGGAAGACCTGCTGGTCCTCAATGACACGAAGGTCATCCCCGCCCGCGTGTTCTCCGACGACGGGAAGATCGAGATGCTCTGCCTGGACCGGCTTTCCCCGACCGAGTGGCGCTGCCTGGTCCGCCCCGGGAAGAAAATGCGCGAGGGCAGGACCGTCACCACCGGAGGAACTACTGGAACCGTAGTGGAAGTTTTCGAAAACGGCGACCGGTTGATCCGCTGGGACACCCCGGTGGACCTGGACAAGCACGGCCACCTGGCCCTGCCCCACTACATGAACCGGGAGGACGATCTGTCCGACCGGGAACGCTACCAGACCGTCTTCGCCCGCGAGGAAGGGGCCATCGCCGCCCCCACCGCCGGCCTGCATTTCACCCCGGAACTGCTGGCGGAGATACAGCACGCGTTCCTCACCCTTCACGTCGGCGTGGGCACCTTCCGGCCGGTGAGCGTGGAGAACCTTTCCGAACACGTGATGCACTCGGAACGCTACGCCGTCACCCGGGACACCGCCGCCAGGGTGAACGCCGCCTCCCGCGTCATCGCCGTCGGCACCACCGTCACCCGGGTGCTGGAGTCCCTGCGCACGGACGACGGCCGGAGGATCGCGGAGGATGACCAGCGCGGGGAGACGGACATTTTCATCCACCCGCCCTACCGGTTCGGCGTCATCGGCGGCCTGCTGACGAACTTCCACCTTCCGGAAAGCACGTTGATCATGCTGGTGAGCGCCTTCGCCGGGCGGGAGCTGGTGCTGGACGCCTACCGTCAGGCGGTGGAGCGTCGCTACCGTTTTTACAGCTACGGGGACTGCATGCTGTTGATTTGA